In Deltaproteobacteria bacterium, a genomic segment contains:
- a CDS encoding cytidylate kinase-like family protein: MAIIIISSTSASLRKEVSEDLARKLGYPCLSREELTDQGTVAGIPIGKLEMSIIKSPAQTERLARLKERYLAFITAGICEKAGEGNLVYHGRGGHFLMPNVSHIFRIRLVSNKEYRIQTIMKQMRLDRPKTEKFIQQVDQDIETWVHLIHGQDINDPRQYDLILNLEHMSLANTSAALCSLAELPDFRPTPASLKSMDHYCLAARTRLKLALDARTSEADLTVSANEGVVTVTYMPRQAQVANHIPEVLAEVPGVKEVLATMAETNILWIQEAYNPQSETFTQINQVAQRWGAAIELLRFLPSEEAAAETAEEGAIPSGLAAREEPEYTGGIEEDTPEKPRIEDGGLSNALEELIRQGRSGGSHFIQGNFQTLSSAISRNVNYSLVVIGDLFLGKSKAARIRLLRDLKVYLGGRIRVPVISSDELQEKYFLGGKEIIKSLIFLILVAMSFWGVFTHEEAIINLLQEYKGWKLFSVIAVGLFAPVFAYLYGTIAHIFLKIIKFD, encoded by the coding sequence ATGGCCATCATTATTATTTCAAGTACCTCGGCGAGCTTAAGGAAAGAAGTTTCCGAAGACCTGGCCCGGAAACTGGGCTATCCCTGCCTGAGTCGTGAAGAGTTGACGGATCAGGGCACGGTAGCGGGGATCCCCATAGGAAAACTGGAGATGTCGATCATTAAAAGCCCGGCCCAAACCGAACGCCTGGCCCGCCTGAAAGAACGCTATTTAGCCTTTATTACCGCTGGAATTTGTGAAAAGGCCGGGGAGGGGAACCTGGTCTATCACGGCAGGGGAGGGCATTTTCTGATGCCCAATGTTTCCCATATCTTTCGGATCCGCCTGGTCTCCAACAAGGAATATCGCATTCAAACGATCATGAAGCAGATGCGGTTGGATCGGCCCAAGACCGAAAAATTCATTCAGCAGGTGGACCAGGATATTGAAACCTGGGTCCATCTGATTCACGGGCAGGACATCAATGATCCCAGACAGTATGACCTGATTCTCAATCTGGAGCACATGAGCCTGGCCAACACCAGTGCGGCCCTCTGTTCCCTGGCCGAACTCCCTGATTTTCGCCCGACCCCGGCCTCCCTGAAAAGTATGGACCATTATTGTCTGGCAGCCCGGACCAGGCTGAAACTGGCCCTGGATGCCCGGACGTCCGAGGCCGACCTGACCGTTTCGGCCAATGAGGGGGTGGTCACCGTCACTTATATGCCCCGGCAGGCCCAGGTGGCCAACCATATCCCGGAGGTCCTGGCCGAGGTTCCGGGGGTCAAGGAAGTGCTGGCGACCATGGCCGAAACCAATATCCTCTGGATACAGGAGGCCTATAACCCCCAATCCGAAACGTTTACCCAGATCAATCAGGTGGCCCAGCGCTGGGGTGCGGCCATTGAATTATTACGTTTCCTCCCTTCGGAGGAAGCGGCTGCCGAAACCGCCGAAGAAGGGGCAATCCCATCTGGTTTGGCCGCCAGGGAAGAACCTGAATACACCGGAGGCATTGAAGAGGATACCCCCGAGAAGCCCAGGATCGAGGACGGGGGTTTGAGCAACGCCTTGGAAGAATTGATCCGGCAGGGCAGATCCGGAGGCAGCCATTTCATTCAGGGCAACTTCCAGACCTTATCGTCGGCCATCAGCCGAAATGTTAATTACAGTCTGGTAGTTATCGGAGATCTCTTCCTCGGCAAATCCAAAGCGGCCCGGATTCGCCTGCTTCGGGACTTGAAGGTCTATCTGGGCGGGCGGATCCGTGTTCCGGTGATCTCCTCGGACGAATTGCAGGAGAAATATTTCCTGGGAGGAAAAGAGATTATTAAATCCCTGATTTTTTTGATCCTGGTGGCCATGAGTTTTTGGGGTGTCTTTACCCATGAGGAAGCGATCATAAACCTCCTTCAGGAATATAAAGGGTGGAAATTATTCTCCGTCATAGCCGTCGGTCTTTTTGCACCGGTCTTTGCCTATCTCTACGGGACCATTGCCCATATTTTCCTGAAAATAATCAAGTTCGATTAG